One window of the Saccopteryx bilineata isolate mSacBil1 chromosome 2, mSacBil1_pri_phased_curated, whole genome shotgun sequence genome contains the following:
- the AGAP2 gene encoding arf-GAP with GTPase, ANK repeat and PH domain-containing protein 2 isoform X3, which yields MHAQRHLAVAAVRAEVKRHEIAKQALSHLRKLTERVGDSELRDSIQASLNSIQEAVVNSQEWTLSRSIPELRLGVLGDARSGKSSLIHRFLTGSYQVLEKTESEQHKKEMLVDGQTHLVLIREEAGAPDAKFSGWADAVIFVFSLEDENSFQAVSRLHGQLSSLRGEGRGGLALALVGTQDRISASSPRVVGDARARALCADMKRCSYYETCATYGLNVDRVFQEVAQKVVTLRKQQQLLAACKSLPSSPSHSAASTPVAGQASNGGHTSDYSSSLPSSPNVGHRELRAEAAAVAGLSTPGSLHRAAKRRTSLFVNRRGSDSEKRSLDSRGETTGSGRAIPIKQSFLLKRSGNSLNKEWKKKYVTLSSNGFLLYHPSINDYIHSTHGKEMDLLRTTVKVPGKRPPRAISAFGPSASINGLVKDMSTVQMGEGPEATTSTPNPSRSPSSLQPPPDQTSKHLLKPDRNLARALSTDCTPSGDLSPLSREPPPSPMVKKQRRKKLTTPSKTEGSTGQAEAKRKMWKLKSFGSLRNIYKAEENFEFLIVSSTGQTWHFEAASFEERDAWVQAIESQILASLQCCESSKVKLRTDSQSEAVAIQAIRNAKGNSICVDCGAPNPTWASLNLGALICIECSGIHRNLGTHLSRVRSLDLDDWPRELTLVLTAIGNDMANRVWESDTRGRAKPTRDSSREERESWIRAKYEQLLFLAPLGTPEEPLGRQLWAAVQAQDVAAVLLLLAQARHGPLDTSIEDPQLRSPLHLAAELADVVITQLLLWYGADVAARDAQGRTALFYARQAGSQLCADILLQHGCPGEGSSTATTPSAATTPSITATPSPRRRSSAASMGRADAPVALV from the exons AAGCTGTGGTCAATAGCCAGGAATGGACTCTGAGCCGCTCCATTCCTGAACTGCGCCTG GGTGTACTGGGCGATGCCAGGAGTGGAAAGTCATCGCTCATTCATCGATTCCTGACCGGTTCATACCAAGTGCTggagaagacagaga GTGAGCAGCACAAGAAAGAGATGTTGGTGGATGGACAGACTCATCTGGTGTTGATCCGAGAGGAAGCTGGGGCACCTGATGCCAAG TTCTCAGGCTGGGCAGATGCTGTGATCTTCGTCTTCAGCCTGGAGGATGAGAACAGTTTCCAGGCCGTGAGCCGTCTCCATGGGCAGCTGAGCTCCCTTCGGGGGGAGGGACGAGGAGGCTTGGCACTGGCACTAGTGGGGACACAAG ACAGGATCAGTGCTTCTTCCCCTCGGGTCGTGGGCGATGCTCGTGCCAGAGCTCTGTGTGCAGATATGAAACGCTGCAGCTACTATGAGACTTGTGCAACCTATGGGCTCAATGTGGACCGGGTCTTCCAAGAGG TGGCCCAGAAGGTCGTGACCTTGCGTAAACAGCAACAGCTTCTGGCTGCCTGCAAGTCCCTGCCTAGCTCCCCAAGCCACTCAGCTGCTTCCACTCCTGTAGCTGGGCAG GCTAGTAACGGGGGCCACACTAGCGACTACTCTTCTTCCCTCCCATCCTCACCCAATGTTGGTCACCGTGAGCTCCGAGCTGAGGCAGCTGCAGTGGCTGGATTGAGCACCCCAGGGTCCCTGCACCGGGCAGCCAAGCGCAGGACCAGCCTTTTTGTG AATCGCCGGGGCAGTGACTCTGAGAAGCGGAGCTTGGACAGTAGAGGAGAGACAACAGGGAGTGGGCGAGCCATCCCCATTAAACAG AGCTTCCTGCTAAAGCGAAGTGGCAACTCCTTGAACAAAGAATGGAAGAAGAAATATGTGACCCTGTCTAGTAATGGCTTCCTACTTTACCACCCCAGCATTAAC GACTACATCCACAGTACCCATGGCAAGGAGATGGACTTGCTACGAACAACTGTCAAAGTCCCTGGCAAGCGGCCcccccgggccatctctgcttttGGCCCCTCAGCCAGCATCAATGGGCTGGTCAAGGACATGAGCACTGTCCAGATGGGTGAAGGCCCTG AAGCCACTACTTCCACTCCAAACCCCAGCCGCAGCCCCAGCTCCCTGCAGCCACCACCAGACCAGACATCTAAGCACCTGCTGAAGCCAGACCGGAACTTGGCACGAGCCCTCAGCACTG ATTGTACACCATCTGGAGACCTGAGCCCCCTGAGTCGGgaacctcctccttctcccatgGTGAAGAAGCAGAGGAGGAAAAAATTGACAACACCGTCCAAGACTGAAGGCTCGACTGGGCAGGCTGAAG CCAAGcgcaaaatgtggaaactaaaatcCTTTGgtagtttaagaaatatttataaagcag AGGAAAATTTCGAGTTCTTGATCGTGTCCAGCACTGGTCAGACGTGGCACTTTGAGGCAGCCAGTTTTGAGGAACGGGATGCCTGGGTCCAAGCAATTGAGAGTCAGATCCTAGCCAGCCTGCAATGCTGTGAGAGCAGCAAGGTCAAG TTGCGCACAGACAGCCAAAGCGAAGCCGTGGCTATCCAGGCGATCCGGAACGCCAAGGGGAACTCTATCTGCGTGGACTGCGGGGCCCCCA ACCCCACGTGGGCCAGCTTGAACCTGGGCGCACTCATCTGTATCGAGTGTTCTGGCATTCACCGGAACCTGGGCACACACCTGTCTCGCGTTCGCTCGCTGGACTTGGACGACTGGCCGCGGGAGCTGACCCTGGTGCTGACGGCCATTGGCAACGATATGGCCAACCGCGTGTGGGAGAGCGACACGAGGGGCCGAGCCAAACCCACGCGGGATTCCTCGCG GGAGGAACGTGAGTCATGGATTCGAGCCAAGTACGAGCAGCTGCTGTTCCTGGCGCCGCTGGGCACTCCGGAGGAGCCGCTGGGCCGCCAGCTGTGGGCTGCGGTGCAGGCCCAAGACGTGGCCGCTGTTCTCCTGCTTCTGGCTCAAGCGCGACACGGGCCGCTCGATACCAGCATCGAGGATCCGCAGCTTCGCTCCCCACTTCACCTGGCGGCCGAGCTCGCCGACGTCGTCATCACGCAGCTGCTGCTGTGG TACGGGGCAGACGTGGCCGCCCGCGACGCGCAGGGCCGCACCGCGCTGTTCTACGCCCGCCAGGCTGGAAGCCAGCTGTGCGCCGACATCCTCCTCCAGCACGGCTGCCCGGGAGAGGGCAGCAGCACAGCCACCACCCCCAGCGCAGCCACCACTCCCAGCATTACCGCCACTCCCAGTCCCCGCCGCCGGAGTAGTGCTGCCAGCATGGGCCGCGCTGACGCTCCTGTCGCGCTGGTATAG
- the AGAP2 gene encoding arf-GAP with GTPase, ANK repeat and PH domain-containing protein 2 isoform X4 — protein sequence MHAQRHLAVAAVRAEVKRHEIAKQALSHLRKLTERVGDSELRDSIQASLNSIQEAVVNSQEWTLSRSIPELRLGVLGDARSGKSSLIHRFLTGSYQVLEKTESEQHKKEMLVDGQTHLVLIREEAGAPDAKFSGWADAVIFVFSLEDENSFQAVSRLHGQLSSLRGEGRGGLALALVGTQDRISASSPRVVGDARARALCADMKRCSYYETCATYGLNVDRVFQEVAQKVVTLRKQQQLLAACKSLPSSPSHSAASTPVAGQASNGGHTSDYSSSLPSSPNVGHRELRAEAAAVAGLSTPGSLHRAAKRRTSLFVNRRGSDSEKRSLDSRGETTGSGRAIPIKQSFLLKRSGNSLNKEWKKKYVTLSSNGFLLYHPSINDYIHSTHGKEMDLLRTTVKVPGKRPPRAISAFGPSASINGLVKDMSTVQMGEGPEATTSTPNPSRSPSSLQPPPDQTSKHLLKPDRNLARALSTDCTPSGDLSPLSREPPPSPMVKKQRRKKLTTPSKTEGSTGQAEEENFEFLIVSSTGQTWHFEAASFEERDAWVQAIESQILASLQCCESSKVKLRTDSQSEAVAIQAIRNAKGNSICVDCGAPNPTWASLNLGALICIECSGIHRNLGTHLSRVRSLDLDDWPRELTLVLTAIGNDMANRVWESDTRGRAKPTRDSSREERESWIRAKYEQLLFLAPLGTPEEPLGRQLWAAVQAQDVAAVLLLLAQARHGPLDTSIEDPQLRSPLHLAAELADVVITQLLLWYGADVAARDAQGRTALFYARQAGSQLCADILLQHGCPGEGSSTATTPSAATTPSITATPSPRRRSSAASMGRADAPVALV from the exons AAGCTGTGGTCAATAGCCAGGAATGGACTCTGAGCCGCTCCATTCCTGAACTGCGCCTG GGTGTACTGGGCGATGCCAGGAGTGGAAAGTCATCGCTCATTCATCGATTCCTGACCGGTTCATACCAAGTGCTggagaagacagaga GTGAGCAGCACAAGAAAGAGATGTTGGTGGATGGACAGACTCATCTGGTGTTGATCCGAGAGGAAGCTGGGGCACCTGATGCCAAG TTCTCAGGCTGGGCAGATGCTGTGATCTTCGTCTTCAGCCTGGAGGATGAGAACAGTTTCCAGGCCGTGAGCCGTCTCCATGGGCAGCTGAGCTCCCTTCGGGGGGAGGGACGAGGAGGCTTGGCACTGGCACTAGTGGGGACACAAG ACAGGATCAGTGCTTCTTCCCCTCGGGTCGTGGGCGATGCTCGTGCCAGAGCTCTGTGTGCAGATATGAAACGCTGCAGCTACTATGAGACTTGTGCAACCTATGGGCTCAATGTGGACCGGGTCTTCCAAGAGG TGGCCCAGAAGGTCGTGACCTTGCGTAAACAGCAACAGCTTCTGGCTGCCTGCAAGTCCCTGCCTAGCTCCCCAAGCCACTCAGCTGCTTCCACTCCTGTAGCTGGGCAG GCTAGTAACGGGGGCCACACTAGCGACTACTCTTCTTCCCTCCCATCCTCACCCAATGTTGGTCACCGTGAGCTCCGAGCTGAGGCAGCTGCAGTGGCTGGATTGAGCACCCCAGGGTCCCTGCACCGGGCAGCCAAGCGCAGGACCAGCCTTTTTGTG AATCGCCGGGGCAGTGACTCTGAGAAGCGGAGCTTGGACAGTAGAGGAGAGACAACAGGGAGTGGGCGAGCCATCCCCATTAAACAG AGCTTCCTGCTAAAGCGAAGTGGCAACTCCTTGAACAAAGAATGGAAGAAGAAATATGTGACCCTGTCTAGTAATGGCTTCCTACTTTACCACCCCAGCATTAAC GACTACATCCACAGTACCCATGGCAAGGAGATGGACTTGCTACGAACAACTGTCAAAGTCCCTGGCAAGCGGCCcccccgggccatctctgcttttGGCCCCTCAGCCAGCATCAATGGGCTGGTCAAGGACATGAGCACTGTCCAGATGGGTGAAGGCCCTG AAGCCACTACTTCCACTCCAAACCCCAGCCGCAGCCCCAGCTCCCTGCAGCCACCACCAGACCAGACATCTAAGCACCTGCTGAAGCCAGACCGGAACTTGGCACGAGCCCTCAGCACTG ATTGTACACCATCTGGAGACCTGAGCCCCCTGAGTCGGgaacctcctccttctcccatgGTGAAGAAGCAGAGGAGGAAAAAATTGACAACACCGTCCAAGACTGAAGGCTCGACTGGGCAGGCTGAAG AGGAAAATTTCGAGTTCTTGATCGTGTCCAGCACTGGTCAGACGTGGCACTTTGAGGCAGCCAGTTTTGAGGAACGGGATGCCTGGGTCCAAGCAATTGAGAGTCAGATCCTAGCCAGCCTGCAATGCTGTGAGAGCAGCAAGGTCAAG TTGCGCACAGACAGCCAAAGCGAAGCCGTGGCTATCCAGGCGATCCGGAACGCCAAGGGGAACTCTATCTGCGTGGACTGCGGGGCCCCCA ACCCCACGTGGGCCAGCTTGAACCTGGGCGCACTCATCTGTATCGAGTGTTCTGGCATTCACCGGAACCTGGGCACACACCTGTCTCGCGTTCGCTCGCTGGACTTGGACGACTGGCCGCGGGAGCTGACCCTGGTGCTGACGGCCATTGGCAACGATATGGCCAACCGCGTGTGGGAGAGCGACACGAGGGGCCGAGCCAAACCCACGCGGGATTCCTCGCG GGAGGAACGTGAGTCATGGATTCGAGCCAAGTACGAGCAGCTGCTGTTCCTGGCGCCGCTGGGCACTCCGGAGGAGCCGCTGGGCCGCCAGCTGTGGGCTGCGGTGCAGGCCCAAGACGTGGCCGCTGTTCTCCTGCTTCTGGCTCAAGCGCGACACGGGCCGCTCGATACCAGCATCGAGGATCCGCAGCTTCGCTCCCCACTTCACCTGGCGGCCGAGCTCGCCGACGTCGTCATCACGCAGCTGCTGCTGTGG TACGGGGCAGACGTGGCCGCCCGCGACGCGCAGGGCCGCACCGCGCTGTTCTACGCCCGCCAGGCTGGAAGCCAGCTGTGCGCCGACATCCTCCTCCAGCACGGCTGCCCGGGAGAGGGCAGCAGCACAGCCACCACCCCCAGCGCAGCCACCACTCCCAGCATTACCGCCACTCCCAGTCCCCGCCGCCGGAGTAGTGCTGCCAGCATGGGCCGCGCTGACGCTCCTGTCGCGCTGGTATAG